A genomic window from Vitis riparia cultivar Riparia Gloire de Montpellier isolate 1030 chromosome 18, EGFV_Vit.rip_1.0, whole genome shotgun sequence includes:
- the LOC117907305 gene encoding cold shock protein 2-like: MAESKRSTGTVKWFSGQKGFGFIAPDDGGEDLFVHQTSIRSDGFRTLSEGETVEFAVDHGEDGRTKAVEVTAVRGSYSSGGGGGRGFSGGRSRGGSYGRYGGGGYGGGGGYGGGGGGYGRGLRGGRRSGRTDDGYGGGGACYNCGRNGHLARDCYQGSGGGRRGYGGGGGYSAGAGGGGYSAGAGGGGYSTGAGGGGYSFGAGGGACYNCGEEGHFARDCPNGQK; the protein is encoded by the coding sequence ATGGCGGAGTCCAAGAGATCGACAGGGACGGTGAAGTGGTTTAGCGGTCAAAAAGGCTTCGGCTTCATAGCTCCGGACGATGGGGGCGAAGATCTCTTCGTTCATCAGACTTCCATCCGATCGGACGGATTTCGGACCCTGTCCGAGGGTGAAACCGTGGAGTTCGCTGTCGATCACGGCGAAGATGGTCGGACGAAAGCCGTCGAGGTGACGGCTGTCCGTGGATCTTACTCTTCAGGCGGTGGCGGTGGGAGGGGGTTTTCCGGTGGGAGAAGTAGGGGTGGTAGTTATGGTCGATACGGTGGCGGCGGttatggtggtggtggtggttatggtggtggtggtggtggttacGGAAGAGGTCTGAGGGGTGGTCGGAGAAGTGGCAGGACAGATGACGGATATGGCGGCGGCGGGGCGTGTTATAATTGCGGCCGAAATGGTCATTTGGCCAGAGATTGTTATCAGGGCAGTGGTGGGGGGAGACGAGGATACGGTGGCGGTGGTGGATACTCTGCTGGTGCTGGCGGTGGTGGATACTCTGCTGGTGCTGGCGGTGGTGGATACTCTACTGGTGCTGGCGGTGGTGGATACTCTTTTGGTGCTGGCGGTGGTGCATGCTATAACTGTGGAGAGGAAGGGCATTTTGCGAGGGACTGCCCTAATGGTCAGAAGTGA